From the Candidatus Saccharimonadales bacterium genome, one window contains:
- a CDS encoding UDP-N-acetylmuramoyl-L-alanyl-D-glutamate--2,6-diaminopimelate ligase, whose protein sequence is MMAWLKRIVPISLAKPLLPAYHRLQAIAANLRYGLPARSLKVVAITGTNGKTTTAALLGKILQQQGWRVGISTTAFYQVGDRQTPNDTNMTVTDPFRLFKLLKQFKQAQVDWVILETTSHALSQSRIWGIPIEVAAITNLTQDHLDWHGSMDAYAAAKGKLFRRKARLHILNRDDEWFHFFDKFEPKDRVITYGVDPDADCRIAAAKLGPHGSVLELKLERALIKVKLKLTGKFNAYNALCAAAIAHGLGLEPEVISQGLKNLEQVPGRMENLPTKRGFNIIIDYAHTPDALKNVLETLQGVTKRRIITVFGATGDRDASKRPLMGKIAARLSDVMIVTDDDPYSENPLSIRAAVLQGADSVVDGAEIYEVGDRRGAIAKAMELAKRGDTILLAGIGHQTYRVIGDQKIKWSERAVAEELLAKSN, encoded by the coding sequence ATGATGGCTTGGTTAAAACGGATAGTCCCGATTTCGCTGGCAAAACCCCTTTTGCCCGCCTATCATCGGCTGCAAGCGATAGCGGCCAACCTTCGTTACGGCCTGCCCGCTCGGTCGCTTAAAGTAGTGGCCATTACCGGCACCAACGGCAAGACTACAACGGCGGCTCTACTGGGCAAGATCCTGCAACAACAAGGCTGGCGGGTCGGAATAAGTACGACCGCTTTTTACCAGGTCGGCGACCGACAAACCCCGAACGACACCAACATGACCGTGACCGACCCGTTCCGCCTATTTAAGCTGCTAAAGCAGTTCAAGCAAGCCCAGGTTGATTGGGTCATACTGGAGACTACCTCGCACGCGCTCAGCCAATCCCGCATATGGGGCATCCCGATCGAGGTAGCGGCCATTACCAACTTAACGCAGGACCATCTTGATTGGCACGGGTCGATGGATGCTTACGCCGCCGCTAAAGGCAAGCTCTTTAGAAGAAAGGCTCGTCTGCATATTCTCAACCGCGACGATGAGTGGTTTCATTTTTTTGACAAGTTCGAGCCAAAAGACCGGGTAATAACCTACGGTGTCGATCCGGATGCCGACTGCCGGATAGCCGCCGCCAAGCTGGGCCCGCACGGTTCGGTGTTAGAACTCAAGCTGGAACGAGCCTTAATCAAGGTCAAACTAAAGCTGACCGGCAAATTCAACGCTTATAACGCGCTCTGCGCCGCGGCCATCGCCCACGGCTTGGGCTTGGAGCCGGAGGTTATTAGCCAAGGTCTTAAGAACCTGGAGCAAGTACCGGGCCGGATGGAGAACTTGCCGACAAAACGAGGGTTCAACATCATTATCGACTATGCTCATACGCCCGACGCGCTCAAGAACGTGTTAGAGACCCTCCAGGGCGTAACTAAGAGACGAATTATCACCGTGTTCGGCGCCACCGGAGATAGAGATGCCAGCAAGCGTCCCCTCATGGGCAAAATCGCCGCCCGTCTTAGCGATGTCATGATCGTGACTGACGACGACCCTTACAGCGAGAACCCGCTGTCGATTCGGGCCGCTGTACTGCAAGGGGCTGACAGCGTAGTCGACGGCGCCGAGATTTATGAAGTCGGCGACCGGCGGGGTGCTATCGCCAAAGCAATGGAGCTAGCAAAACGGGGAGACACGATATTACTGGCCGGCATCGGCCACCAAACATACCGAGTAATCGGCGATCAGAAAATCAAATGGTCAGAACGAGCGGTCGCCGAAGAATTATTGGCTAAATCTAATTAA